In Arthrobacter sp. B3I4, the following proteins share a genomic window:
- a CDS encoding M23 family metallopeptidase, whose amino-acid sequence MTGFTLPTSRPVTQAWGAEFDDWDGDGVVDYPGGFYHSIGWDGHNGIDYGCFVGDPVEAVADGVVTFAGDAGNWHAILSGGGNAILIEHPEYGVQTEYLHLSEWLVQAGDTVRRGQVIARSGKTGAATAAHLHLGMLKIRGYNLADRWRGRIDPTPYLYGSLNPDYAAAAVGPQGTITSQSEEDDMGILDEPITREGGGPLNGKPTTLRAVVANFDANVHYTREAIKGTVAATVTALLTTKISRAGGATGQTDLLSTLAYLDANLDKLDAKQILDPSAVQAAVSAAADAALKDITITLSNAPGAAAEGAK is encoded by the coding sequence ATGACCGGATTCACACTCCCGACATCCCGCCCCGTCACTCAGGCGTGGGGTGCTGAGTTCGACGACTGGGACGGTGACGGTGTCGTTGACTACCCCGGCGGCTTCTACCACTCCATCGGCTGGGACGGGCACAACGGCATCGATTACGGCTGCTTCGTCGGCGACCCGGTGGAAGCAGTAGCCGACGGCGTCGTGACCTTCGCCGGGGACGCCGGAAACTGGCACGCCATCCTGTCCGGCGGAGGCAACGCAATCCTGATCGAACACCCCGAATACGGGGTCCAGACCGAGTACCTCCACCTCTCAGAGTGGCTGGTCCAGGCTGGCGACACCGTCCGGCGCGGGCAGGTCATCGCCCGTTCCGGGAAGACCGGAGCGGCAACAGCGGCGCACCTGCACCTGGGCATGCTCAAAATCCGCGGATACAACCTCGCCGACCGCTGGCGCGGGCGCATCGACCCGACCCCCTACCTGTACGGCAGTCTCAACCCCGACTACGCTGCGGCCGCCGTCGGTCCGCAGGGCACCATCACATCACAGTCCGAGGAGGACGACATGGGCATTCTTGACGAACCAATCACCCGAGAAGGCGGTGGACCGCTCAACGGCAAACCGACCACCCTCCGCGCCGTCGTGGCCAACTTCGACGCGAACGTGCACTATACCCGGGAGGCGATCAAGGGCACCGTGGCCGCCACCGTCACCGCGCTGCTCACCACCAAGATCAGCCGGGCAGGCGGCGCCACCGGGCAGACCGACCTGCTGTCCACTCTGGCGTATCTGGATGCCAATCTGGACAAACTGGACGCCAAGCAGATTCTCGACCCGTCTGCGGTGCAGGCAGCTGTCTCCGCTGCGGCCGACGCTGCGCTGAAGGACATCACCATCACGCTCAGCAACGCGCCCGGTGCAGCAGCGGAAGGAGCCAAGTAA
- a CDS encoding FadR/GntR family transcriptional regulator — MPTSLHTRAIEHLGTRIITGELPAGHVMLAEHLEDELKVSRSVVREAVRVLQSLGLVETTKRVGIRVLPASRWNPFDPLVIRWRLAGEGRGAQLRSLAELRTAVEPVAAELAARNAPDDLRTELVEVSHALREAGVAGDMPRFLELDICFHSLLLTGSGNEMFANMVGQVAETLTGRTVHGLMPDHPGTSALQWHVDVAEAIAAGDGTAAREASSNIMRQTIAEMEPTWKDEPRVFIPVRRSS; from the coding sequence ATGCCAACCAGCCTTCATACCAGGGCCATCGAGCATCTGGGAACGCGTATTATCACCGGCGAGCTCCCCGCCGGGCACGTCATGCTGGCCGAGCACCTCGAAGACGAGCTGAAGGTTTCCCGTTCGGTGGTCCGTGAGGCGGTGCGCGTGCTGCAGTCCCTTGGCCTGGTTGAGACCACCAAGCGGGTAGGCATTCGGGTGCTGCCGGCCAGCCGGTGGAACCCGTTTGATCCGCTGGTGATCCGCTGGCGGCTCGCTGGCGAGGGCCGCGGCGCCCAGCTGCGCTCCTTGGCCGAGCTGCGCACCGCCGTCGAGCCGGTGGCCGCGGAACTGGCTGCCCGCAATGCCCCCGATGACCTCCGCACCGAGCTGGTGGAAGTCTCGCATGCCTTGCGGGAAGCGGGCGTGGCTGGGGACATGCCCCGGTTCCTGGAGCTGGACATTTGCTTCCACTCCCTGCTGCTGACGGGCTCCGGAAACGAGATGTTCGCGAACATGGTGGGCCAGGTGGCGGAGACGCTGACCGGGCGCACCGTCCACGGCCTGATGCCGGACCACCCCGGGACCTCGGCCCTGCAGTGGCACGTCGACGTGGCGGAGGCGATAGCGGCCGGCGACGGAACGGCTGCCCGAGAGGCATCGAGCAACATCATGCGCCAGACCATCGCCGAGATGGAGCCGACCTGGAAGGACGAGCCGCGGGTCTTCATTCCGGTCCGCCGTTCCTCCTAG
- the msrA gene encoding peptide-methionine (S)-S-oxide reductase MsrA: MSIEQTQRTFVLGGGCFWCLDAVYQKTRGVSSVVSGYTGGHDRNPDYYSVCSGTTGHAEVVAVSFDEAVIPAEVILDMFFALHDPTTLNRQGYDVGTQYRSSMFYETTEEKILFEEAIERNQSLWADPIVTEVSRLPEFYVAEDFHQDYYAKYPEQGYCQVIINPKLAKARKHYSEWLKA, encoded by the coding sequence ATGAGCATTGAACAAACTCAGCGAACTTTCGTGCTCGGCGGAGGCTGCTTTTGGTGCCTCGACGCCGTTTACCAGAAGACCAGGGGCGTCAGCTCGGTTGTGTCCGGCTACACCGGAGGCCATGACCGCAACCCTGACTACTACTCGGTCTGCTCCGGGACCACCGGACACGCAGAAGTGGTGGCGGTGAGCTTCGACGAGGCCGTGATCCCGGCCGAGGTCATCCTGGACATGTTCTTTGCCCTGCACGACCCCACCACGCTGAACCGGCAGGGCTACGACGTCGGCACGCAGTACCGCTCTTCGATGTTCTACGAGACCACCGAGGAAAAGATCCTGTTCGAGGAGGCGATCGAGCGCAACCAGTCTCTGTGGGCGGATCCGATCGTCACCGAGGTCAGCCGGTTGCCGGAGTTCTATGTGGCCGAGGACTTCCACCAGGACTACTACGCCAAGTACCCGGAACAGGGCTACTGTCAGGTGATTATCAACCCCAAGCTCGCGAAAGCCCGGAAACATTACTCCGAGTGGCTCAAAGCTTAA
- the epsC gene encoding serine O-acetyltransferase EpsC, with translation MSFFARLKEDLDAARSHDPAARGSFENFFAYSGLHAIWAHRLTHRLWQNPSLRFPARLISQLARFMTGIEIHPGATIGRRFFIDHGMGVVIGETAEIGEDVMLYHGVTLGGRSLAKIKRHPTIEDRVVIGAGAKVLGPITIGRDSAIGANAVVVKDAPAESILTGVPATCRHRDARRETKPAVDPAEYLIEYRI, from the coding sequence GTGAGCTTCTTCGCAAGACTGAAGGAAGACCTCGACGCCGCCCGGTCGCACGACCCGGCGGCGCGGGGCTCTTTTGAAAACTTCTTTGCCTACTCCGGCCTACACGCAATCTGGGCGCACCGTCTGACGCACCGGCTGTGGCAGAACCCTTCGCTGCGCTTCCCGGCGCGTTTAATCTCCCAGCTCGCCCGCTTCATGACCGGCATCGAGATCCACCCCGGCGCCACTATCGGCCGCCGGTTCTTCATCGACCACGGCATGGGCGTGGTCATCGGCGAGACCGCCGAAATCGGCGAGGACGTCATGCTCTACCACGGCGTCACCCTGGGCGGCCGCTCACTGGCGAAGATCAAGCGCCACCCCACCATCGAAGACCGTGTGGTCATCGGCGCCGGCGCCAAGGTCCTGGGTCCCATCACGATCGGGCGGGACAGCGCCATCGGTGCCAACGCCGTCGTGGTGAAGGACGCCCCGGCCGAGTCGATCCTGACCGGAGTGCCGGCCACCTGCCGCCACCGTGATGCCCGGCGGGAAACCAAGCCCGCCGTCGATCCGGCCGAGTACCTGATCGAATACCGCATCTAG
- a CDS encoding slipin family protein yields MDAVAVILLVLVLVLLLIAARMSIRIVRQYEQGVLFRLGRVIGVRMPGLRFVIPVLDRLQLVSLRIVTMPIQSQGIITQDNVSVDISAVAYYRVVDAVKSVVAIENVAAAINQIAQTTLRKVVGRHSLDQTLSETERINSDIREILDALTLEWGVEVTLVELKDIQLPESMKRAMARQAEAEREKRAKIIAAEGESIAAAALGEASDIMMSHPLALQLRNLQSLVEIAVDKNSTVVFPAPLMSTIGELSAFLARETQAAQAAGQSAAAAQAAQAAQPPLPPQRQQPPAKAA; encoded by the coding sequence ATGGACGCCGTCGCAGTCATTCTCTTGGTGCTTGTTCTCGTCCTGTTGCTCATTGCCGCCCGGATGTCGATCCGGATCGTGCGCCAGTACGAGCAGGGGGTGCTGTTCCGGCTAGGGCGGGTCATCGGGGTCCGGATGCCGGGCCTGCGCTTCGTCATTCCAGTCCTTGACCGGCTCCAGCTGGTCAGCCTGCGGATCGTGACCATGCCGATCCAGTCGCAGGGCATCATCACCCAGGACAACGTAAGCGTGGACATTTCCGCCGTCGCCTACTACCGGGTGGTTGACGCCGTGAAGTCGGTCGTGGCGATCGAAAACGTGGCAGCCGCTATCAACCAGATCGCCCAGACCACCCTCCGGAAGGTTGTGGGCCGGCACAGCCTGGACCAGACCCTGTCTGAAACGGAGCGCATCAACAGCGACATCCGCGAAATCCTCGACGCCCTCACACTGGAGTGGGGCGTCGAGGTGACCCTCGTGGAGCTCAAGGACATCCAGTTGCCGGAGAGCATGAAGCGCGCCATGGCCCGGCAGGCCGAGGCCGAGCGGGAGAAGCGCGCCAAGATCATCGCCGCGGAGGGCGAATCGATTGCGGCGGCGGCGCTTGGCGAAGCCTCGGACATAATGATGTCGCACCCGCTCGCCCTGCAATTGCGGAACCTGCAGTCCCTCGTTGAGATCGCGGTGGATAAGAACTCGACGGTTGTGTTCCCCGCCCCGCTGATGAGCACCATCGGCGAACTCTCCGCGTTCCTGGCCCGGGAGACCCAGGCAGCGCAGGCTGCGGGGCAGAGCGCTGCAGCGGCACAGGCGGCACAGGCTGCGCAACCCCCGCTACCCCCACAACGACAGCAGCCGCCTGCGAAAGCGGCGTAG
- a CDS encoding DUF6221 family protein, translating into MDIVVFLEARIAEEEARLLGAQDSDARLAACMMAECAQKRAILEDWKRGAANSSHDPLSIARRSMLVVLAASYKSHPDYSRNWHDAGGGSSP; encoded by the coding sequence GTGGACATTGTGGTTTTTCTTGAGGCGCGCATCGCTGAGGAAGAAGCACGCCTGCTCGGTGCCCAGGACAGCGACGCACGTCTTGCGGCCTGCATGATGGCTGAGTGCGCCCAGAAGCGGGCGATCCTGGAGGACTGGAAACGGGGCGCGGCAAACAGCTCGCATGATCCGCTTTCCATCGCCCGTCGATCGATGCTGGTTGTTCTTGCGGCTAGCTACAAGAGCCACCCCGACTACTCACGGAACTGGCATGACGCAGGCGGAGGTTCCTCACCTTGA
- the cysK gene encoding cysteine synthase A translates to MARIYDDVTQLVGGTPLVRLNRLSEGLDATVAVKLEFYNPANSVKDRIGVAIVDAAEKSGALKPGGTIVEGTSGNTGIALAMVGAARGYKVILTMPETMSTERRVMLRAYGAEIVLTPGSEGMRGAVEKAQEIVANTENSIWAQQFANEANPEVHRRTTAEEIWSDTDGKVDIFVSGIGTGGTITGVGQVLKERKPDVQIVAVEPKDSAILNGGAPGPHKIQGLGANFVPEILDTNIYDEVLDATLEDSVRVARDLGAKEGILGGISSGAIVWGALELAKRPENAGKLIVAVVCDFGERYISTVLYDDIRG, encoded by the coding sequence ATGGCACGAATCTATGACGATGTTACCCAGCTGGTCGGCGGCACCCCGCTGGTCCGGCTCAACCGGCTGAGCGAGGGCCTGGACGCCACCGTGGCGGTCAAGCTGGAGTTCTACAACCCGGCCAACAGCGTCAAGGACCGTATCGGCGTGGCCATTGTCGACGCCGCGGAGAAGTCGGGCGCACTAAAGCCCGGCGGGACCATAGTCGAGGGAACCTCGGGCAACACCGGGATCGCCCTGGCCATGGTTGGCGCGGCCCGCGGGTACAAGGTCATCCTCACCATGCCGGAGACCATGTCCACGGAACGCCGGGTCATGCTGCGTGCCTACGGCGCCGAGATCGTGCTGACCCCCGGTTCCGAGGGCATGCGCGGCGCGGTGGAGAAGGCGCAGGAGATCGTCGCCAACACGGAGAACTCCATCTGGGCACAGCAGTTCGCCAACGAGGCAAACCCCGAGGTGCACCGCCGGACCACGGCGGAGGAAATCTGGTCCGACACCGACGGCAAGGTGGACATCTTCGTCTCCGGCATCGGCACTGGAGGCACCATCACCGGTGTGGGCCAGGTACTCAAGGAACGCAAGCCTGACGTGCAGATCGTCGCCGTCGAGCCCAAGGATTCGGCCATCCTCAACGGCGGCGCCCCGGGCCCGCACAAGATCCAGGGGCTCGGCGCGAACTTCGTTCCCGAAATCCTGGACACCAACATCTACGACGAGGTCCTGGACGCCACCCTGGAGGACTCGGTCCGCGTGGCACGGGACCTGGGCGCCAAGGAAGGCATCCTGGGCGGCATCTCCTCCGGCGCGATCGTCTGGGGCGCCCTGGAGCTCGCCAAGCGCCCGGAGAACGCCGGTAAACTGATTGTTGCCGTCGTCTGCGACTTCGGGGAGCGCTACATCTCCACCGTGCTGTACGACGACATCCGCGGCTGA
- a CDS encoding Nif3-like dinuclear metal center hexameric protein, translating to MEPENHDVSDRPADNGGAGNDGEGSAGTAATLGMIQLALEELWPESLAEAWDEVGLVAGHPSAEVSRILFAVDPTLEVIEEAVSWGAELLITHHPLLLKGVTSVAANTSKGKAVHRLIESGTALLTVHTNGDSAVGGVSDVLADALGLQDVVPLTPAANGLPEEGIGRVGDLAEVRTLGDFAAQVFGILPSVAGGVRVSGDRDGLVRRVALCGGAGDSLFDEVRASNADVYLTADLRHHPASEAREAAVNDRPYLIDVSHFASEWLWLPAAAAALGNVLTDQGHDIEIRVSTTNSDPWDFILTPGGD from the coding sequence ATGGAACCTGAGAACCACGATGTTTCAGACCGGCCCGCCGACAACGGCGGCGCGGGCAACGACGGCGAGGGCAGCGCCGGAACGGCCGCCACGCTGGGCATGATCCAGCTGGCCCTCGAGGAGCTGTGGCCCGAGTCGCTGGCGGAGGCCTGGGACGAAGTAGGTCTCGTGGCCGGGCACCCTTCCGCCGAAGTGAGCAGGATCCTCTTCGCTGTCGACCCGACCCTCGAGGTGATCGAGGAAGCCGTCAGCTGGGGTGCGGAGCTGCTGATCACGCACCACCCCTTGCTGCTCAAGGGCGTCACGTCGGTCGCGGCAAACACCTCCAAGGGCAAGGCGGTGCACCGGCTCATCGAGTCCGGGACCGCCCTGCTGACGGTGCATACCAACGGCGACTCCGCCGTCGGCGGTGTCTCCGATGTACTGGCCGACGCGCTGGGGCTGCAGGACGTGGTGCCGCTGACGCCGGCGGCGAACGGCCTTCCGGAGGAAGGTATTGGGCGGGTCGGTGACCTCGCCGAGGTCCGGACACTGGGCGACTTCGCGGCACAGGTCTTCGGCATCCTGCCCTCCGTCGCCGGCGGTGTGCGGGTCTCCGGTGACCGGGACGGCCTGGTCCGCCGCGTGGCCCTGTGCGGGGGAGCGGGGGATTCGTTGTTCGATGAGGTCCGGGCGAGCAACGCCGACGTTTACCTGACGGCGGACCTGCGCCACCACCCGGCGTCGGAAGCGCGGGAAGCCGCCGTGAATGACCGGCCGTACCTGATTGACGTTTCGCACTTCGCCAGCGAGTGGCTCTGGCTGCCGGCTGCCGCCGCGGCCCTGGGGAACGTGCTCACCGACCAAGGGCACGACATCGAGATCCGGGTCAGCACCACCAACAGCGATCCGTGGGACTTCATTCTGACTCCGGGCGGCGACTAA
- a CDS encoding YaaA family protein, translating into MLILLPPSEGKTPATGGDAVDPESLSFPVLNSYRAKVLEALGTVSAHQDALALLGVGASLKDDVERNTRLHAEPAAPAHQVYSGVLYDALGYKSLTPGQRRKADESVLVISALWGAIRFADRVPAYRLSMATALPDVGRLASFWKPQLTEALAAAAAGQLLVDCRSSTYAAAWAPPPEQTVAVNVYTEVNGARKVVSHFAKHTRGELARHLLSRRGKAPQTPAQLRQAAAEKWAAELIPGTARKPHALNLILPG; encoded by the coding sequence GTGCTGATTCTGCTGCCCCCGTCCGAAGGCAAGACCCCCGCGACCGGCGGCGACGCCGTCGATCCTGAGTCGCTGAGCTTCCCTGTCCTCAACAGCTACCGCGCCAAGGTCCTCGAAGCGCTCGGCACGGTCAGCGCCCACCAGGACGCACTCGCGCTGCTGGGAGTCGGCGCCTCGCTGAAGGACGACGTCGAACGCAACACGCGCCTGCACGCCGAACCGGCAGCACCTGCACACCAGGTGTACTCCGGGGTGCTCTACGACGCGCTGGGTTACAAATCCCTGACGCCCGGGCAGCGGCGGAAGGCGGATGAGTCCGTACTGGTCATTTCCGCGCTCTGGGGCGCGATCCGATTCGCCGACCGGGTACCGGCGTACCGGCTGTCGATGGCGACGGCGCTGCCCGACGTCGGTCGGCTGGCCTCATTCTGGAAGCCGCAGCTCACCGAGGCCCTGGCTGCCGCGGCGGCCGGGCAGCTGCTGGTCGACTGCCGCTCCAGCACCTACGCCGCGGCATGGGCTCCCCCGCCCGAGCAGACCGTCGCGGTCAACGTCTACACCGAGGTCAACGGCGCACGGAAGGTGGTCAGCCACTTTGCCAAGCACACCCGCGGAGAACTGGCCCGGCACCTGCTCAGCCGCCGCGGCAAGGCGCCGCAGACTCCGGCGCAGCTACGCCAGGCGGCGGCGGAAAAGTGGGCCGCCGAGCTCATCCCCGGCACAGCCCGCAAGCCGCACGCCCTGAACCTGATCCTGCCCGGCTAG
- the gndA gene encoding NADP-dependent phosphogluconate dehydrogenase: MSAHIGVTGLAVMGANLARNLARNGFTVALHNRSVEKTDALLEKHGNDGDFIRTETLQELVDSLEKPRRVLIMVKAGKPVDSVIEQLEPLLEPGDIIIDAGNSHYEDTRRREAALAKKDLHFVGIGVSGGEEGALNGPSIMPGGSKESYQALGPLLEKISAHVDGQPCCAWIGTDGAGHFVKMVHNGIEYADMQVIGEAFDLLRSGAGIEPAEQSKIFAEWNKGELASFLIEISAEVLGHVDAKTGKPFVDVVVDAAGQKGTGRWTVISALELGSPTSGIAESVFARALSSQTAQRKLAQELLAGGEAAVEVPETFVEDVRQALYASKLVSYAQGLDMLTSAATEYGWDLKLDEIASLWRGGCIIRAELLKEITKAYAAAEKPANLLFAPAFTQAIAEVLPAWRRVVATAVQLGIPVPVFSSSLAYYDGLRRKRLPAAVIQGQRDLFGAHTYGRVDTEGTFHTLWGEDKSEISAVDTH, from the coding sequence ATGTCAGCACACATCGGTGTCACCGGCCTTGCGGTGATGGGGGCCAACCTCGCCCGCAACCTGGCCAGGAACGGCTTCACCGTTGCCCTGCACAACCGGTCGGTGGAGAAAACCGACGCGCTGCTGGAAAAGCACGGCAACGACGGCGACTTCATCCGCACGGAAACCCTGCAGGAGCTGGTGGACTCGCTGGAGAAGCCGCGCCGCGTGCTGATCATGGTCAAGGCCGGCAAGCCGGTGGACTCGGTGATTGAGCAGCTGGAGCCGCTCCTGGAGCCCGGCGACATCATCATCGACGCCGGCAACTCACACTACGAGGACACCCGGCGCCGGGAAGCAGCCTTGGCCAAGAAGGACCTCCATTTCGTCGGCATCGGCGTCTCCGGCGGCGAGGAAGGTGCCCTCAACGGGCCCTCAATCATGCCCGGCGGCTCGAAGGAGTCCTACCAGGCGCTCGGCCCGCTGCTGGAAAAAATCTCCGCACACGTCGACGGCCAGCCGTGCTGCGCCTGGATCGGCACCGACGGCGCCGGCCACTTCGTCAAAATGGTGCACAACGGCATCGAGTACGCCGACATGCAGGTCATCGGGGAAGCCTTCGATCTGCTGCGCTCCGGCGCCGGGATCGAGCCGGCGGAGCAGTCCAAGATCTTTGCCGAATGGAACAAGGGCGAGCTCGCCTCCTTCCTGATCGAGATCTCCGCGGAAGTCCTTGGCCATGTGGACGCGAAGACCGGCAAGCCGTTCGTCGACGTCGTGGTGGATGCAGCCGGCCAGAAGGGCACCGGCCGCTGGACCGTCATCTCCGCGCTCGAGCTGGGCTCGCCGACGTCGGGGATCGCCGAGTCTGTCTTCGCCCGGGCACTGTCATCGCAGACGGCGCAGCGCAAGCTGGCGCAGGAACTGCTCGCCGGCGGCGAAGCCGCCGTCGAGGTCCCCGAAACCTTTGTCGAGGACGTCCGGCAGGCGCTGTATGCCTCCAAGCTCGTCTCCTACGCCCAGGGCCTGGACATGCTGACCTCCGCAGCCACGGAATACGGCTGGGACCTCAAACTCGATGAGATCGCCTCGCTGTGGCGCGGCGGCTGCATCATTCGCGCCGAGCTGCTCAAGGAGATCACTAAGGCCTACGCCGCGGCGGAGAAGCCGGCCAACCTGCTTTTCGCCCCGGCGTTCACCCAGGCGATCGCCGAAGTCCTGCCGGCCTGGCGCCGCGTGGTGGCCACTGCCGTGCAGCTTGGCATCCCGGTGCCGGTGTTCTCCTCCTCGCTGGCCTACTACGACGGCCTGCGCCGCAAGCGCCTGCCCGCGGCCGTCATCCAGGGCCAGCGCGACCTGTTCGGCGCGCACACCTACGGCCGCGTCGACACCGAGGGCACTTTCCACACTCTCTGGGGCGAGGACAAGTCCGAGATCAGCGCTGTGGATACGCACTAG
- a CDS encoding alpha/beta hydrolase family protein, translating into MDEPQLDRRRMLELGAGLLGAATLAACSPPAGRQDGVGGPSEGATGGSGPVAQPSTSTPAAPGTPAPRVVVRTDSFVSRFRPNTDTEWSLAIPVVAGYERDKMPVALFLHGTGSDNRFLFDNLGIEAVLQRYLADGGTPFAVASVDGGDTWWHRRTDGTDTGSMLIDEFVPLLASQGLDLGRFGLFGLSMGGFGVLLLASQGKIPGLRAVAAMSPAVFSDYDDSLEDAFDSPEDFAANDVFALRPKLAPLPKRIDCGTEDSLLPYVKDYVAGLPGHVEGGFQPGGHEEAYWRLILPAVLSFLGRQLA; encoded by the coding sequence ATGGATGAGCCGCAGCTTGACCGCCGGCGGATGCTGGAACTCGGTGCCGGCCTTCTGGGTGCCGCAACGCTGGCCGCCTGTTCCCCGCCGGCCGGGCGGCAGGACGGCGTCGGCGGCCCGTCCGAAGGGGCCACCGGCGGATCAGGCCCGGTCGCCCAGCCGTCCACGTCGACGCCTGCCGCCCCGGGGACGCCGGCACCGCGTGTCGTCGTCCGGACCGACAGCTTCGTCTCGCGTTTCCGGCCGAATACCGATACGGAATGGTCCCTCGCCATACCGGTGGTCGCCGGGTACGAACGGGACAAAATGCCGGTGGCGCTCTTCCTCCACGGCACGGGCAGCGACAACCGGTTCCTCTTCGACAATCTGGGTATCGAGGCCGTGCTGCAGCGTTACCTGGCCGACGGCGGGACGCCCTTCGCCGTCGCGTCGGTGGACGGCGGCGACACCTGGTGGCACCGCCGCACCGACGGCACGGATACGGGTTCGATGCTTATTGACGAGTTCGTCCCGCTCCTGGCCTCGCAGGGCCTGGACCTCGGCCGGTTCGGGCTGTTCGGCCTGTCCATGGGCGGTTTCGGCGTGCTTTTGCTGGCCTCGCAAGGCAAGATTCCCGGCCTGCGCGCCGTGGCCGCAATGAGCCCCGCCGTCTTCAGCGATTACGACGACAGCCTCGAAGACGCCTTCGACAGCCCCGAGGATTTCGCCGCCAATGACGTCTTTGCGCTGCGGCCCAAACTGGCGCCGCTGCCAAAGCGGATCGACTGCGGGACCGAGGATTCACTTCTTCCCTACGTCAAGGATTACGTCGCCGGCCTGCCCGGCCACGTCGAAGGCGGCTTCCAGCCCGGCGGCCACGAGGAAGCCTACTGGCGGCTGATCCTGCCTGCGGTTCTTTCCTTCTTAGGCCGGCAGCTCGCCTGA
- a CDS encoding zinc ribbon domain-containing protein produces MAKAAPAEQLKLLELQGLDARLKSLSNRRRSLESDSRITDLEAALSVANGELGAAKVAVHDAELELKRAEADVEQVATRIERDEAKLNSGTGLSKDLVALQRDIASLNKRRSDLEDVELEILERLDSLRLRQASQQQIVDDIQGSFGSIRAEIDEKLAEVAAELTVVRGQRAEFAAGLDEGMLAVYEKTLAKRGVGAARLFHGTSEGSGMQLSPGDLAEIKAAAEDDIVFCPDSGCILVRSTEWA; encoded by the coding sequence GTGGCCAAGGCAGCACCGGCGGAACAGTTGAAGTTGCTCGAATTGCAGGGACTCGATGCCAGGCTCAAGTCCCTCTCCAACCGCCGCCGCAGCCTTGAAAGCGACTCCCGGATCACGGACCTCGAAGCCGCCCTCAGCGTGGCCAACGGCGAGCTCGGGGCTGCGAAGGTCGCCGTGCACGACGCCGAACTCGAACTCAAGCGCGCCGAGGCCGACGTCGAACAGGTCGCCACCCGGATCGAGCGCGACGAAGCAAAACTCAACAGCGGGACCGGCCTGTCCAAAGACCTCGTGGCCCTGCAGCGGGACATCGCCTCGCTGAACAAGCGGCGTTCGGACCTGGAAGACGTCGAACTTGAGATTCTGGAGCGGCTGGATTCGCTGCGGCTGCGCCAGGCGTCGCAGCAGCAGATCGTCGATGACATCCAGGGATCCTTCGGCAGTATCCGTGCTGAAATCGACGAGAAGCTCGCCGAAGTGGCGGCTGAGCTGACGGTTGTGCGCGGCCAGCGGGCCGAATTCGCCGCCGGCCTCGACGAAGGCATGCTCGCCGTGTACGAAAAGACACTGGCCAAGCGCGGCGTCGGCGCCGCCCGGCTGTTCCACGGCACCTCGGAGGGGTCCGGCATGCAGTTGAGCCCCGGCGACCTCGCCGAAATCAAGGCCGCCGCGGAAGACGACATTGTTTTTTGCCCTGACTCCGGCTGCATCCTGGTCCGCTCGACAGAGTGGGCCTAG